Proteins from a genomic interval of Bacteroides sp.:
- a CDS encoding permease has product MKLLTKYSFAILFLAFIGLSYWFDFSVGEQIGLNFWTFFKEMIVFLPMMFILIGLFDVWVPKERIEKHIGESSGWKGTGLVILLAGLQAGPLYGAFPFAYILWIKGCSIRNIFIYLGAFATIKIPMIAFEIGFLGLKFSLLRTLITLPVFILLGYLMEWHLQDKNFEVKHP; this is encoded by the coding sequence ATGAAATTACTTACAAAATATTCCTTTGCAATTTTGTTTCTGGCATTTATCGGATTGTCATATTGGTTTGATTTTTCGGTCGGTGAACAGATCGGGCTGAATTTCTGGACATTTTTCAAAGAGATGATTGTGTTCCTGCCAATGATGTTTATTCTGATAGGCCTTTTTGATGTCTGGGTGCCCAAGGAGCGTATCGAAAAACATATTGGTGAATCCTCGGGCTGGAAGGGAACCGGCCTTGTCATTTTACTTGCAGGTCTGCAGGCTGGACCACTTTATGGCGCCTTTCCCTTTGCTTATATCCTTTGGATTAAAGGTTGCAGTATTCGCAACATTTTTATCTATTTAGGCGCCTTCGCAACAATAAAAATTCCCATGATCGCTTTCGAAATAGGTTTTCTTGGGCTGAAGTTTTCTTTACTTCGTACCCTCATTACTTTGCCGGTCTTTATTCTTTTAGGTTATCTAATGGAATGGCATTTGCAAGACAAAAACTTTGAAGTTAAACACCCCTAA
- a CDS encoding thioredoxin family protein has protein sequence MKNLKLGGTGFFAFFVFMVALGCTGNTGSNQANVIENETLAMAEPAAENVATEALEAKQEKKYKVTFIELGSVRCIPCQKMVPIMKSIEENYGDQVKVIFYDVWTPEGQPFGQKYGINLIPTQVFLDENGEEYFRHEGFFPEEELVKVLKMKGVI, from the coding sequence ATGAAGAATCTAAAATTAGGCGGTACCGGTTTTTTTGCCTTTTTTGTTTTTATGGTCGCATTAGGCTGCACTGGGAACACCGGGTCAAACCAGGCAAATGTCATTGAAAACGAAACCTTGGCTATGGCTGAGCCGGCGGCTGAGAATGTGGCAACAGAAGCATTGGAAGCAAAACAGGAAAAAAAATATAAGGTTACTTTTATTGAGCTTGGTTCAGTACGCTGCATTCCTTGCCAGAAAATGGTGCCTATCATGAAGTCCATTGAAGAAAACTACGGTGACCAGGTCAAGGTTATTTTCTATGATGTCTGGACCCCTGAAGGTCAACCTTTTGGACAGAAATACGGTATTAATTTAATCCCAACCCAGGTTTTTCTTGATGAAAACGGGGAAGAGTATTTCAGGCATGAGGGGTTTTTCCCCGAAGAAGAGCTTGTTAAGGTGCTGAAAATGAAAGGGGTTATTTAA
- a CDS encoding metalloregulator ArsR/SmtB family transcription factor — protein sequence MNKSTKFDVSLQELALFARAISHPARLAILKYLAETKTCISGDISEYLPLSRTTVSQHLYELKKLGLIHGEIDGLKVNYCLCSGSIQAYLEKFEAFFTPIKGVDIECPPNLNEKEKLK from the coding sequence TTGAATAAATCTACAAAATTTGATGTAAGCCTCCAGGAGCTTGCACTTTTTGCCAGGGCTATTTCGCATCCTGCAAGGCTTGCTATTTTGAAATACCTCGCTGAAACAAAAACGTGCATTTCAGGCGATATTTCAGAATATTTACCCCTGAGTCGTACCACTGTTTCACAACATCTTTATGAGTTAAAGAAATTGGGGTTGATTCACGGAGAAATTGATGGCCTGAAAGTCAATTATTGTTTGTGTTCTGGTTCCATTCAAGCATACCTCGAAAAATTCGAGGCTTTTTTCACTCCAATCAAAGGTGTTGATATTGAATGCCCGCCTAATTTGAATGAGAAAGAAAAACTTAAATAA
- a CDS encoding DUF1573 domain-containing protein, with the protein MKKALFLFSFLGFMCIGLFAQNNPVAKADSIIFKSLVHDYGTIEQGGDGTCEFSFTNTGKEPIVLSGVRASCGCTVPEWSKEPVLPGQTSVIKVKYDTRRLGAINKSIVVNSNAINSPVILKITGNIVAKQ; encoded by the coding sequence ATGAAAAAAGCACTCTTTTTATTCTCATTTCTGGGTTTTATGTGCATTGGCCTTTTTGCCCAGAATAATCCTGTTGCCAAGGCTGATTCCATTATTTTTAAGAGTTTGGTTCACGATTATGGAACCATTGAACAGGGTGGCGATGGAACCTGTGAATTCAGTTTCACCAACACTGGAAAAGAGCCCATTGTGCTTTCCGGTGTACGTGCATCCTGCGGCTGTACTGTTCCTGAATGGTCAAAAGAACCGGTTCTGCCAGGCCAAACCAGCGTCATCAAGGTGAAATACGACACCAGGAGGCTGGGCGCAATCAACAAATCCATCGTTGTGAACTCCAATGCCATCAATTCCCCAGTGATTTTAAAGATCACCGGGAATATTGTTGCGAAACAATAA
- a CDS encoding metalloregulator ArsR/SmtB family transcription factor, producing the protein MNSDKRVLFDEELQKHAALFKALGHPARLAILQYLAQMKTCMTGNIAEELPLSRTTVNQHLKELRDAGLIKGTVEGARKNYCLDARAIEMLKQVANDFFSKIDIRKTYC; encoded by the coding sequence ATGAATAGCGACAAACGTGTTTTATTTGATGAAGAGCTGCAAAAACATGCGGCATTGTTCAAAGCCCTGGGGCATCCTGCACGACTGGCCATCCTGCAGTATCTGGCGCAGATGAAGACCTGCATGACGGGTAACATTGCCGAAGAGCTGCCTTTAAGCCGGACGACAGTGAACCAGCATCTGAAGGAACTCCGCGATGCCGGCCTGATCAAAGGAACAGTAGAGGGGGCCAGGAAGAATTATTGCCTTGACGCCCGGGCCATTGAAATGCTGAAACAGGTCGCAAATGATTTCTTTTCAAAAATCGACATCAGAAAAACCTACTGTTGA
- a CDS encoding arsenate reductase ArsC: MKILILCTGNSCRSQMAHGFLSSFDDRLVVRSAGTEASGKLNEKAVAAMKEIGIDISHHTSDSVDEYLGEEWDYVVTVCGGANENCPAFLGKVKHRLHIGFDDPSHATGTEAFISGEFIRVREEIREGFYKLYTEEILPHL; encoded by the coding sequence TTGAAAATCCTGATTCTTTGTACCGGAAATTCCTGCCGAAGCCAGATGGCCCACGGATTCCTGAGCTCCTTCGATGATCGCCTGGTGGTGCGTTCAGCAGGGACTGAAGCTTCCGGAAAATTGAACGAAAAGGCCGTTGCGGCCATGAAAGAAATTGGCATTGATATCAGCCACCACACCTCCGACTCTGTGGATGAATACCTTGGCGAGGAATGGGATTATGTGGTGACCGTTTGTGGCGGGGCCAATGAAAACTGCCCTGCATTCCTGGGCAAGGTGAAACACCGCCTGCACATTGGTTTTGACGATCCTTCGCACGCCACCGGAACCGAAGCATTTATCTCTGGCGAGTTTATCCGGGTGAGGGAAGAGATAAGGGAGGGTTTTTATAAATTGTACACGGAAGAAATTTTACCGCATTTATGA
- the arsM gene encoding arsenite methyltransferase has product MKENELKRIVKEKYGQIVLLNESGNGSGCCGPASSCCGGADNSDFSESYEGKEGYLPDADLNLGCGIPTEFAGIKAGHHVLDLGSGAGNDCFVARALVGENGQVTGIDFTDEMVEKATRNATRLGYPNVRFLKGDIEAMPLADESFDVVLSNCVLNLVPDKRKAFSEIQRVLKPGGRFCISDVVLKGVLPPQLQQDAEMYAGCVSGALQKEEYLSVIHDQGFAEVIVHKEKCITLSDDLLVSYLDEKEMLAFKNGESGIFSMTVSGVKKQ; this is encoded by the coding sequence ATGAAAGAAAACGAGCTAAAAAGGATTGTGAAGGAAAAATATGGCCAGATTGTCCTTCTTAACGAATCGGGAAATGGATCTGGCTGCTGTGGTCCGGCTTCGTCCTGCTGCGGGGGTGCTGACAACTCCGATTTTAGCGAAAGCTATGAAGGGAAGGAGGGCTATCTGCCTGATGCCGACCTGAACCTGGGCTGTGGCATACCCACTGAATTCGCTGGGATTAAAGCAGGGCATCATGTGCTTGACCTGGGCAGCGGAGCGGGTAACGATTGCTTTGTGGCCCGCGCCCTGGTTGGCGAGAACGGGCAGGTGACAGGGATTGACTTTACGGATGAAATGGTGGAGAAAGCCACGCGCAATGCCACAAGACTGGGGTATCCCAATGTCCGTTTCCTGAAAGGCGATATTGAGGCTATGCCACTTGCTGATGAAAGCTTTGATGTGGTGCTTTCCAATTGCGTGCTGAACCTGGTGCCCGATAAGCGAAAGGCGTTTTCGGAAATTCAGAGGGTATTGAAACCCGGGGGACGATTCTGTATCTCGGATGTGGTGCTGAAAGGAGTACTACCCCCTCAGCTTCAGCAGGATGCGGAAATGTATGCGGGTTGTGTTTCAGGTGCCCTTCAGAAAGAGGAATATCTGTCTGTTATTCACGATCAGGGGTTCGCTGAAGTAATCGTTCACAAAGAAAAATGCATTACCCTGTCTGATGACTTACTTGTTAGTTATCTTGATGAAAAGGAGATGCTTGCATTCAAAAATGGGGAATCGGGCATTTTCAGCATGACCGTCAGTGGCGTAAAGAAGCAGTAA
- the arsB gene encoding ACR3 family arsenite efflux transporter translates to MEQKRKISFFDKYLSVWVALCIGLGILIGHWAGDSIQVISSLEISRVNIPVAILIWLMIYPMMLQVDFSSIKKVGRKPKGVILTLVINWLIKPFSMAFFAWLFFSKLYQAWITPEMAGEYIAGAIILGAAPCTAMVFVWSYLTDGDPNYTLVQVSVNDLIILVAFVPIVGLLLGITNVSVPYDTLFASVVIFVVVPLAAGYITNRYLIRKHGEDWFKQVFLPKLKPVSILALLVTLILLFAFQGTNITSNPLIILLAAMPLVIQTYFIFFLAWFIGKNIRLPFNVCAPAAMIGASNFFELAVAVAIALFGLESPAALVTVVGVLVEVPVMLSLVWFANRSRGQFVK, encoded by the coding sequence ATGGAACAGAAAAGGAAGATCAGCTTTTTTGATAAATACCTTTCAGTATGGGTAGCCCTTTGCATCGGGCTTGGGATTTTGATTGGCCACTGGGCTGGTGATAGCATTCAAGTCATCAGCAGTCTTGAAATTTCCCGTGTGAATATTCCTGTGGCCATCCTAATCTGGCTGATGATCTACCCCATGATGCTGCAGGTTGATTTTTCGAGCATTAAAAAAGTGGGCCGTAAACCCAAAGGGGTGATCCTGACCTTGGTGATTAACTGGTTGATAAAACCTTTCAGCATGGCTTTCTTTGCCTGGCTGTTCTTTTCGAAATTATACCAGGCCTGGATTACACCCGAGATGGCGGGGGAGTACATTGCAGGTGCCATCATCCTGGGAGCAGCGCCCTGTACTGCCATGGTGTTTGTCTGGTCGTACCTGACCGATGGCGACCCCAATTATACGCTGGTGCAGGTCTCGGTCAATGATCTGATCATCCTGGTTGCCTTTGTTCCCATTGTGGGCCTGCTGCTTGGCATTACCAACGTATCGGTTCCTTACGATACCTTGTTTGCCAGCGTGGTGATCTTTGTGGTGGTGCCCCTGGCGGCGGGCTATATCACCAACCGTTACCTGATCAGAAAGCACGGGGAGGATTGGTTTAAGCAGGTGTTCCTGCCTAAATTGAAGCCTGTATCCATCCTTGCCCTGCTGGTGACCCTGATACTATTGTTTGCCTTCCAGGGGACCAACATTACCAGCAACCCGCTGATTATTTTATTGGCTGCCATGCCCCTGGTCATCCAAACGTATTTTATTTTTTTTCTGGCCTGGTTCATTGGAAAGAATATCAGACTGCCTTTTAATGTATGTGCTCCGGCTGCCATGATCGGGGCGAGCAATTTCTTTGAGTTGGCCGTGGCGGTAGCCATTGCCCTGTTTGGACTGGAATCACCGGCCGCCCTTGTGACCGTGGTTGGGGTGCTGGTGGAGGTGCCGGTCATGTTATCGCTCGTATGGTTTGCCAATCGCTCCAGAGGGCAATTTGTAAAGTAA
- a CDS encoding rhodanese-like domain-containing protein, with product MKDLFEHRGFWSGDVKNVTPREAFDLCQQGAVMLDVRADELVAFKCFGVSNWLNIWEKELSDRLGELSKDLYYILADSVGIHSKEAYHLLRSVGFERIVHLAGGLVEWERDGLPVLEDVRERLSGSCTCQLRKRERKGKIGKQKTGRT from the coding sequence ATGAAAGATCTTTTTGAACACCGGGGATTCTGGTCAGGTGACGTGAAAAATGTCACCCCCCGAGAAGCCTTTGACCTTTGCCAACAAGGGGCGGTAATGCTGGATGTAAGGGCCGATGAGCTGGTAGCCTTTAAGTGTTTTGGGGTTAGCAATTGGCTGAATATCTGGGAGAAGGAGCTTTCTGACCGCCTAGGTGAACTGTCGAAGGATTTGTATTACATTCTTGCCGACTCGGTGGGGATTCACAGCAAGGAAGCTTATCATCTGTTGCGGTCAGTGGGTTTTGAAAGGATAGTCCACCTGGCAGGTGGTTTGGTTGAATGGGAGCGTGACGGGCTGCCTGTATTGGAAGATGTCAGGGAGCGCTTGTCGGGTTCCTGTACCTGCCAGTTGCGCAAGCGCGAAAGAAAAGGAAAGATCGGTAAGCAAAAAACAGGAAGGACATAA
- a CDS encoding rhodanese-like domain-containing protein: MSNKTLNNGAFLFFAILLAGLAANFIFSSNYKLNNRQVMEKFDGQEYFMNYAQLHDAISDGQASDFLFIDLRDEQAFAEDQIPGAVNIPFEKLLKKKNIRKIRKAGKKTPVLYAGEEATAQKARMLLLARGVKEAMVLGGSFEMARKYAIDHFDPAHAFFKDEKARFDYLRFMQTSPGSEEITRPAWMRAGC; this comes from the coding sequence ATGAGCAATAAAACTTTAAATAACGGTGCATTCCTGTTTTTTGCCATCCTGCTGGCCGGGCTCGCTGCAAACTTTATTTTTTCCAGCAACTACAAGCTCAACAACCGGCAGGTAATGGAAAAATTTGATGGACAGGAATATTTTATGAATTACGCCCAGCTTCACGACGCCATCTCAGATGGCCAGGCATCGGACTTCTTATTCATTGACCTGCGCGACGAGCAGGCTTTTGCTGAGGACCAGATTCCCGGGGCAGTGAACATCCCCTTCGAAAAGCTTCTGAAGAAGAAAAACATCCGTAAGATCAGGAAAGCCGGGAAAAAGACACCTGTGCTCTATGCCGGGGAAGAGGCCACAGCCCAAAAAGCCAGGATGCTCTTGCTTGCCCGCGGAGTGAAGGAAGCGATGGTTCTTGGCGGATCTTTTGAAATGGCCCGAAAATACGCCATCGACCACTTCGATCCTGCTCATGCCTTCTTCAAAGATGAGAAGGCACGCTTCGATTACCTGCGCTTTATGCAAACCAGCCCGGGCTCCGAAGAGATTACCAGACCAGCCTGGATGAGGGCAGGGTGTTAA
- a CDS encoding YeeE/YedE thiosulfate transporter family protein — translation MAPFIPEGLINPQLNLFFALVLGIGFGFVLESAGFSSSRKLAGVFFGYDFVVLRVFFTAGITAMIGLLFLGYLGFIDMSLLYINPLYLWSALMGGAIMGVGFILGGYCPGTSVVAAVIGKIDAMLFILGAMIGVFFFGHFYDTFEPIYTGKFLGNVFAYESLGLSRNLFAFIFTVIALLAFVFTQIIEDRVNKVEPDIKKQRPSYVLPAFLLFLLAVIYLVLPSERHSTIRELSPSQLLAEMHDPELFVTPQEVSFRIMTQDKSMILIDVREPEDFQQYALPGAVNIPLNSLFERTWRKFFKENESQLVFYGFGNSAAELAWSAAKRAGTEHIYILQGGLNNLFDYVFNTPIRDERSLNCEENFYQRFVLEARDYFKEGNAIEKNPERSQPVIQTVEIVGGAGGC, via the coding sequence ATGGCACCTTTTATTCCTGAAGGACTGATAAATCCTCAACTTAACCTTTTCTTTGCCCTTGTCCTGGGCATTGGTTTCGGCTTTGTCCTTGAATCAGCCGGGTTTTCCTCTTCACGCAAACTGGCAGGCGTTTTTTTCGGATACGACTTTGTTGTGCTGCGTGTATTCTTCACTGCTGGTATCACAGCCATGATTGGCTTGCTTTTTCTGGGTTATCTCGGATTTATCGATATGAGCCTGCTTTATATCAATCCACTTTACCTTTGGTCTGCACTCATGGGTGGCGCCATTATGGGCGTGGGGTTTATTCTGGGGGGCTATTGTCCGGGGACTAGCGTTGTAGCTGCCGTCATCGGCAAAATCGATGCCATGCTCTTTATCCTGGGAGCCATGATCGGTGTTTTCTTTTTCGGGCATTTTTACGATACGTTTGAACCTATATATACAGGTAAGTTCCTGGGCAATGTTTTTGCCTACGAATCGCTGGGCTTATCGAGAAACCTTTTTGCCTTTATCTTTACAGTGATAGCCTTGCTGGCTTTCGTTTTTACGCAGATCATTGAAGACCGTGTCAACAAGGTTGAGCCCGATATCAAAAAACAAAGGCCTTCATACGTGCTTCCGGCCTTCCTGTTGTTCCTGCTGGCTGTCATTTATTTGGTGTTGCCCAGCGAACGTCACAGCACGATTCGCGAATTATCGCCCAGCCAACTCCTGGCCGAAATGCATGATCCTGAGCTTTTTGTCACCCCACAGGAGGTCTCCTTCCGCATCATGACCCAGGACAAATCGATGATCCTGATTGATGTGCGCGAACCAGAAGACTTCCAGCAATATGCACTCCCAGGGGCCGTCAACATCCCCCTCAACAGCCTGTTTGAAAGAACCTGGAGAAAATTCTTCAAGGAAAATGAGTCTCAGCTGGTGTTTTACGGATTCGGAAACAGCGCTGCTGAACTGGCCTGGTCGGCCGCAAAACGGGCGGGAACCGAGCATATTTATATCCTTCAGGGCGGGCTTAACAATCTCTTCGATTATGTGTTCAACACCCCGATCAGGGATGAGCGCTCGCTCAATTGCGAAGAAAACTTTTACCAGCGCTTTGTGCTGGAAGCCAGGGATTATTTTAAGGAAGGCAATGCCATTGAAAAAAACCCTGAGAGGTCACAGCCTGTAATCCAGACGGTAGAGATCGTTGGTGGCGCTGGCGGTTGTTAA
- a CDS encoding YeeE/YedE thiosulfate transporter family protein, with product MEKKPKSYMNSYLAGFLLGLVLLAAYVITGRGLGASGTMKSVVIATVMTTAPEYAAQSPFYADFFTSGENPLLSWLVFLSLGVIIGGLVSGAAGHRLGFKMERGPRIKPATRAVFAILGGALFGLGAQFGRGCTSGAALSGMAVLSSGGILTMLAIFGTGYMVAWFFRKLWI from the coding sequence ATGGAAAAGAAACCCAAAAGCTATATGAACTCCTACCTGGCAGGTTTCCTGCTGGGATTGGTATTGCTGGCTGCATACGTCATAACAGGGCGTGGTCTGGGAGCCAGCGGGACCATGAAAAGTGTGGTCATAGCCACCGTAATGACTACAGCCCCTGAATATGCTGCCCAATCTCCCTTTTATGCCGATTTCTTCACCTCAGGAGAGAACCCCTTGCTATCCTGGCTGGTGTTCCTCTCCCTGGGGGTCATCATCGGTGGGCTGGTGAGTGGGGCGGCAGGACATCGTCTGGGCTTTAAAATGGAAAGAGGCCCTCGCATCAAACCGGCCACCCGAGCCGTTTTTGCCATCCTGGGCGGTGCGCTCTTTGGCTTGGGGGCACAGTTTGGACGCGGTTGCACCAGCGGGGCTGCCCTCAGCGGCATGGCAGTCCTGTCAAGTGGTGGGATACTTACCATGTTGGCCATTTTCGGAACAGGCTATATGGTAGCCTGGTTTTTCAGAAAATTATGGATATAA
- a CDS encoding rhodanese-like domain-containing protein — MAHLAYIKKAGLILFLASAMVACSGSSTQEGQTGSSEETALLLQYLEENGDVVNHPSIPFFIDAQEIYEKLKGSNYLVIDVRSASDFNRGHIENAVNVLPEDILDYFENQIEPASFEKIAIVCNNAHLSGYVTAILRMLGYDNTYNLRFGMSAWNENIARRHWLANISDDMIGNLETAPHPKNEPGELPSLNTNKTNGYEILRERAQKALEVNWEDVIVDYMDILMQTEDYYVINYWPKALYDQGHLPGAIQYDPKKAFHREADILTLPTDRPLVVYCFTGQNASYANAFLSVMGYDFRSLEYGANGFIHQTMNLTQPAGRSFSEIHIKNFPLATDVLKQISSEMATPVQQIETTVVQGGC, encoded by the coding sequence ATGGCACATTTAGCATACATCAAGAAGGCCGGGCTTATCCTGTTCCTGGCTTCAGCAATGGTAGCCTGCTCAGGCTCCTCAACCCAGGAAGGACAAACCGGAAGCAGCGAAGAAACTGCCCTTTTGCTGCAATACCTCGAGGAAAACGGAGATGTTGTAAATCATCCTTCCATCCCGTTCTTTATTGATGCCCAGGAAATCTATGAAAAACTGAAAGGCTCAAATTACCTGGTCATCGATGTGCGTTCTGCCAGCGATTTCAACCGCGGCCACATTGAGAATGCCGTAAATGTCCTGCCCGAAGACATCCTCGATTACTTTGAGAACCAGATCGAGCCTGCCAGTTTTGAAAAGATCGCCATCGTCTGTAACAACGCCCATTTATCGGGCTACGTCACCGCCATCCTGCGCATGCTGGGCTACGACAACACTTATAACCTGCGGTTTGGGATGAGTGCCTGGAATGAAAACATTGCACGCCGTCACTGGCTTGCCAACATTTCCGATGATATGATCGGCAATCTGGAAACTGCCCCTCATCCCAAGAATGAGCCTGGCGAGCTCCCCTCACTCAACACAAACAAAACCAACGGTTATGAGATTCTCAGAGAACGTGCACAAAAAGCTTTGGAAGTGAACTGGGAAGATGTGATTGTCGACTACATGGATATCCTGATGCAAACCGAGGACTATTATGTGATTAATTACTGGCCAAAGGCATTATACGATCAGGGGCACCTGCCGGGCGCCATCCAGTATGACCCCAAAAAAGCATTTCACAGGGAGGCTGACATCCTCACCTTGCCCACTGATCGTCCCCTGGTGGTTTATTGCTTCACAGGGCAGAATGCCTCCTATGCCAATGCTTTTCTTTCAGTTATGGGATACGATTTCCGCAGCCTTGAATATGGCGCCAATGGCTTTATTCATCAAACCATGAATCTGACTCAACCTGCAGGAAGATCATTCTCAGAAATTCACATCAAGAATTTCCCCCTGGCAACAGATGTCCTCAAGCAAATAAGTTCTGAGATGGCAACCCCTGTTCAACAAATAGAGACCACCGTCGTTCAGGGGGGTTGCTAA
- a CDS encoding cytochrome b/b6 domain-containing protein: protein MATEKVYIYKAYERFWHWTQAFLVLFLALTGFEIHGSLHLFGFETAVTLHNNAAWAFIILTIFTIFWHFTSGEWRQYLPTTKNLRAQAEYYIFGIFRNAPHPTRKTILSKLNPLQRLVYLSLKILIFPVMIITGLAYMYFRYVKDGEVVSLGIESLEKVALAHTLGAFFLVAFVIVHLYLITTGHTITSNLKAMLTGWEEMEAEEGEIPESKTVKDPVGKKLDEPDDPEKI, encoded by the coding sequence ATGGCAACTGAAAAAGTATACATTTACAAGGCGTACGAAAGATTCTGGCACTGGACACAGGCTTTTCTGGTGTTATTTCTTGCCCTGACTGGCTTTGAGATCCACGGATCATTACATCTTTTTGGCTTTGAAACGGCTGTCACCCTGCACAACAATGCCGCATGGGCCTTTATCATCCTCACCATTTTCACCATCTTCTGGCATTTTACCTCGGGTGAATGGCGGCAATACCTTCCTACCACTAAAAACCTGAGGGCCCAGGCCGAATATTATATCTTTGGCATCTTCCGCAATGCCCCCCACCCCACCCGCAAAACCATCCTAAGCAAACTCAACCCCTTGCAGCGCCTGGTTTATCTTTCGCTAAAAATTCTGATTTTTCCAGTAATGATCATCACTGGACTTGCCTATATGTATTTCCGTTATGTTAAAGATGGGGAGGTGGTTTCACTCGGAATCGAAAGCCTTGAAAAGGTCGCCCTGGCTCATACCTTAGGGGCCTTTTTCCTGGTAGCCTTCGTGATCGTCCACCTGTACCTTATCACCACAGGCCATACCATTACCTCCAACCTCAAGGCTATGTTAACTGGTTGGGAAGAAATGGAAGCTGAGGAGGGTGAGATCCCCGAATCCAAAACGGTAAAAGATCCGGTAGGAAAAAAGCTAGATGAACCGGATGATCCGGAGAAAATCTAA